One genomic window of Kosmotoga olearia TBF 19.5.1 includes the following:
- a CDS encoding ABC transporter permease, giving the protein MISIFEQGLLLSIAAMGVYISFRIVDLPDLTPDGSYVLGGAVAVALLRSGHWWVHSLILAVIASALAGVVTAFITTRFRVNSLLASIMVMTGLYSVNIRVMKAPNLPIPRIDTGAVMNYEQMAGKTPLDDLLGSTVASYQGSGAKAISIPFNGISDGRDLFIITLFAVGALLLMWVFLKTEFGIMFRGYGRNRFAVKTLGMNPNLFAYVGLALGNAFAGLSGGLFSMYSGFADVNMGLGIVVICLASVILGEILLGKFGWMYGMLCPLFGALAYQLLLTVAMKYGYKVGFKPTDMKLLTAVFVVVVIALRRFKKSEVTT; this is encoded by the coding sequence GTGATCTCGATTTTTGAGCAGGGGTTGCTCTTATCTATAGCCGCCATGGGTGTTTACATATCTTTTCGCATTGTTGATCTTCCTGATTTGACACCGGACGGATCCTATGTACTTGGGGGAGCCGTCGCAGTGGCACTCCTTCGTTCCGGTCATTGGTGGGTCCACTCTCTGATTCTCGCCGTTATCGCATCTGCTCTGGCAGGTGTGGTAACGGCCTTCATAACCACAAGGTTTCGTGTTAATTCTTTGCTTGCCTCAATAATGGTTATGACTGGACTCTATTCAGTCAATATTAGAGTGATGAAGGCACCGAATCTTCCGATTCCAAGGATTGACACTGGAGCAGTCATGAATTACGAGCAGATGGCAGGAAAAACTCCTTTGGACGATCTTCTGGGTAGCACTGTTGCTTCTTATCAGGGTTCAGGTGCGAAAGCGATTTCAATACCTTTCAACGGTATTTCTGACGGAAGAGATCTATTCATTATAACTCTCTTTGCGGTAGGAGCTCTGCTGCTCATGTGGGTTTTCTTGAAAACCGAGTTTGGAATCATGTTCAGGGGTTATGGGCGAAATCGGTTTGCTGTTAAGACACTCGGTATGAACCCTAATCTTTTTGCTTATGTCGGGTTAGCCCTGGGGAACGCATTCGCTGGTCTTTCAGGAGGTCTTTTCTCAATGTACAGTGGTTTTGCAGATGTCAATATGGGTCTTGGTATCGTTGTCATATGTCTTGCTTCCGTAATTCTTGGGGAGATACTTCTCGGTAAATTTGGCTGGATGTACGGAATGTTATGCCCACTTTTTGGAGCATTAGCGTATCAGCTCCTTCTCACTGTCGCGATGAAGTACGGCTATAAGGTGGGTTTTAAACCAACTGATATGAAGCTCCTGACAGCCGTATTTGTGGTTGTTGTCATCGCATTGAGACGCTTTAAGAAAAGTGAGGTGACAACATGA
- a CDS encoding helix-turn-helix domain-containing protein, producing MNLLVYSRLQFSLTQKELGRLIGKDSKYISAVERERIKPPFYVSDNIAYVLKMPVEVLFPNYVRRSRLPNWKELMYLRSLGYNIEVYRELVSTLTQG from the coding sequence ATGAATCTGCTGGTTTATTCGAGATTGCAATTTTCATTGACCCAGAAGGAACTGGGGAGGTTAATCGGAAAGGATAGTAAGTATATATCTGCTGTGGAGCGTGAGAGAATAAAACCTCCCTTTTATGTTTCTGACAATATAGCTTATGTTCTAAAAATGCCGGTAGAGGTGCTGTTCCCGAATTACGTGAGGAGATCGCGCCTTCCAAACTGGAAAGAATTAATGTATTTAAGATCCCTTGGTTATAATATAGAGGTTTATCGGGAATTGGTAAGCACGCTAACGCAGGGATAA
- a CDS encoding DUF7670 domain-containing protein, with the protein MEENVKLEKKGPSRLLLIARIWSVVVIAIGVFIFAGYIANFFTTGVTDPYAAENYPFIENIPPFFSFICIIGLALAWKWKLIGGWIAIIFSAANYVIFFIHWPLTENINFLYAPYGINTLLLVPGILFVLYWRKAHKLQNNL; encoded by the coding sequence ATGGAAGAAAATGTGAAGTTAGAGAAAAAAGGTCCAAGCCGTTTGCTGCTGATAGCTAGAATCTGGTCGGTAGTTGTTATAGCGATTGGCGTGTTTATATTCGCCGGTTATATCGCTAACTTTTTTACAACGGGGGTAACAGACCCTTATGCGGCTGAGAATTATCCGTTCATCGAAAACATCCCGCCATTTTTCAGCTTTATATGCATTATTGGGCTTGCATTAGCGTGGAAGTGGAAACTCATTGGAGGCTGGATTGCCATTATTTTCAGCGCCGCAAATTATGTTATTTTTTTCATCCATTGGCCTTTAACTGAAAATATAAACTTCCTCTATGCCCCTTACGGAATAAACACTCTCTTGCTTGTTCCGGGAATATTGTTTGTCCTTTACTGGCGGAAAGCCCATAAACTGCAAAATAATTTGTAA
- a CDS encoding ATP-binding protein, translating into MDLSLLSIYNPWWDLSKNASEIKNKILKNYVQASFKRNYSGFFDFESNGLYILRGPRQIGKSTLLKIAISKLIEKGERRSILYIPLDTVKDFKVLRDILLDFLKFSKSEKKRYIFLDEISMVEDWQKAIKELRDNTDFADDFFVLTGSSAWDIKRTSERLPGRKGNVKSDVLLLPMMFSEFFENIERKKSPKYDVNEIISLGKDDEYELRLISKDTEILFEQYLNSGGIPAVIEAALSGGGDLENHYDTLWDILLGDIERQGLSRSKLLDVLGFTSSRLSQRFSWKSAASEVEIDTKTFQKYINALAYNFMCAVLKFLDKDTLSPRERKQKKVYFYDVFLLYTLRQKLGITNDKASLIENIVGTHLLYRYGKNLENGLTDFLGVGYWYSKEGKEIDFLVNGIPIELKYQNKINADDLRTIKRVFGKGILLSKKTLDLSGEIKIIPVSLFLYMI; encoded by the coding sequence ATGGATCTCTCTCTTTTAAGTATTTACAATCCATGGTGGGATTTATCAAAAAATGCCAGTGAAATAAAGAACAAAATCTTAAAAAACTATGTGCAGGCATCATTTAAAAGAAATTACAGTGGTTTCTTTGACTTTGAAAGCAACGGTCTTTACATCCTCAGGGGACCCCGGCAAATTGGAAAGTCAACCCTTTTAAAGATCGCAATAAGCAAGCTAATAGAAAAAGGAGAAAGAAGATCGATTCTCTATATACCCCTTGATACGGTAAAAGATTTTAAAGTTCTCAGAGACATCCTCCTTGATTTTCTCAAATTCTCAAAATCTGAAAAGAAGAGATACATATTTCTGGACGAAATCAGCATGGTAGAAGATTGGCAAAAAGCAATAAAGGAATTGAGAGATAACACTGACTTCGCAGATGATTTCTTTGTACTAACAGGATCTTCAGCCTGGGACATTAAAAGGACTTCAGAAAGATTACCTGGAAGAAAGGGAAATGTAAAGTCAGATGTTTTACTTTTGCCGATGATGTTCTCTGAATTCTTTGAGAATATAGAAAGGAAGAAATCCCCAAAATACGATGTCAACGAAATAATTTCCCTGGGAAAAGATGATGAATACGAGCTCAGACTTATAAGCAAAGATACCGAGATATTGTTTGAGCAATATTTGAATTCTGGGGGGATTCCGGCTGTGATAGAAGCAGCATTATCCGGAGGAGGAGACCTTGAAAACCACTATGACACATTGTGGGATATTTTATTAGGAGATATAGAAAGACAGGGGTTATCAAGATCGAAACTTTTGGATGTTCTGGGTTTTACCTCGAGCAGATTATCTCAAAGATTTTCCTGGAAATCGGCAGCTTCTGAAGTCGAAATCGACACAAAAACCTTTCAAAAATATATTAATGCTTTGGCTTACAATTTCATGTGCGCGGTTTTGAAATTCCTTGACAAAGATACCCTCAGTCCACGAGAAAGAAAACAAAAGAAAGTTTACTTTTATGATGTCTTTCTCCTTTATACTCTCAGACAAAAGCTTGGAATCACCAATGATAAAGCCTCTCTTATTGAGAACATTGTTGGAACTCACTTGTTGTACAGATATGGAAAAAATCTTGAAAATGGGCTCACGGATTTTTTAGGTGTTGGTTACTGGTATTCAAAGGAAGGAAAGGAGATAGATTTTCTCGTTAATGGAATTCCTATTGAATTGAAATACCAAAATAAAATCAATGCAGATGACTTGAGAACAATAAAACGAGTATTTGGAAAAGGTATATTGCTTTCTAAGAAAACCCTCGATCTTTCCGGCGAGATAAAAATAATACCCGTATCGCTTTTTCTATATATGATATAG
- a CDS encoding ATP-binding protein, which translates to MMNDEEFFEVLLRWNLWGNQQLNIIPRRVLSQIKPFMDYHGAIVIQGPRRAGKSTLLYLIIQNLMKEIAPERCLYINFEDYTLSSLELTPSTIQRLLEVYGEKVYSGEDFFLFLDEVQNVKDWHRWVRTFLDTHHNNTVFISGSSSKLLSSELAGLLTGRHVVFETLPFSFSELVINQGYSTDSIYIRKNKNAIKGLLAEYMRFGGFPEVVLRRPINESRARRILTQYAEDILFKDISTHYNVLNMKLLKFVSLFLAQNSGCKLSIRGLQKVIEAEFGEKSSTTTIANYIQYLGEAYMSFEVRHFDYSIKRAIRRPSKYYMVDTGLRNAMCGSLTPDRGKLLENVVYLYLRTIYDDVFYWSGKREIDFVCREGKEIDLYNITYVSDVNEISVRELEGFLEFPSGKAVRKRYLITWDLQRTITHKNITIEAIPAYVLLLQKSENW; encoded by the coding sequence ATGATGAATGATGAAGAATTTTTCGAGGTTTTATTAAGGTGGAACCTCTGGGGTAATCAGCAACTAAATATAATTCCGAGGAGGGTGCTTTCACAGATAAAACCCTTTATGGATTACCACGGAGCGATTGTAATTCAGGGGCCCCGTAGAGCCGGGAAATCAACTTTGCTTTATCTTATAATTCAGAATCTGATGAAAGAAATTGCACCGGAGAGGTGTCTCTACATTAACTTCGAAGATTATACCCTATCATCTTTAGAACTCACCCCATCAACTATTCAACGTCTTCTAGAAGTATACGGAGAAAAGGTTTATAGTGGGGAAGATTTCTTTCTATTTCTTGATGAGGTACAAAACGTAAAGGACTGGCACAGGTGGGTAAGAACTTTTCTTGATACTCATCACAATAATACTGTTTTTATCTCCGGTTCTTCGTCGAAACTCCTGAGTTCTGAACTTGCTGGTTTGCTCACAGGCCGGCATGTTGTATTCGAAACCTTACCGTTTAGTTTCAGTGAGCTTGTCATAAATCAAGGGTATAGCACAGATAGCATATACATAAGAAAAAACAAGAATGCCATCAAAGGACTCCTTGCCGAATATATGAGGTTCGGTGGCTTCCCAGAAGTGGTACTCAGAAGACCTATAAACGAATCAAGAGCCAGGCGAATCCTCACTCAGTATGCAGAAGACATCCTGTTTAAGGATATTTCTACGCACTACAATGTGCTGAATATGAAGCTACTCAAGTTTGTTTCTTTATTTCTAGCTCAAAACAGTGGTTGTAAGCTATCAATTCGCGGGCTGCAAAAAGTTATAGAAGCTGAGTTTGGCGAGAAATCATCAACAACCACTATTGCCAATTATATTCAATATCTTGGAGAGGCTTATATGAGTTTTGAGGTACGTCATTTTGATTATTCTATAAAGAGAGCCATAAGAAGACCTTCTAAATATTACATGGTTGATACTGGCCTTCGTAACGCTATGTGTGGTTCGTTAACTCCGGATCGTGGAAAACTGCTTGAAAATGTTGTGTATCTCTACCTTAGGACAATATACGATGATGTTTTCTATTGGTCAGGTAAAAGAGAGATCGATTTTGTTTGCCGTGAGGGTAAAGAGATTGACCTGTATAATATCACATACGTATCTGATGTCAACGAAATATCTGTAAGGGAACTGGAAGGGTTCCTGGAGTTTCCTTCTGGCAAAGCAGTTCGAAAAAGATATTTGATTACATGGGACCTTCAAAGAACCATAACACACAAAAATATTACTATAGAAGCAATTCCTGCATATGTTTTACTTCTTCAAAAATCTGAGAATTGGTAA
- a CDS encoding ATP-binding cassette domain-containing protein, translated as MISVKNVEVVYNRGTLDEKTALKGVSMKILPGEFVIIVGSNGAGKSTLLKVITGEIKPLRGSCEIMGSPVRANQIFRKASIVCQDPNTGVFPNLTIEENLILARRKGSRGLTFGRIDKKSIELLKSTKLGLESDLKRKASKLSGGQKQALALVMAVSSDPELLLLDEHTAALDPRSTETIMELTERINKELGTTVVMITHDMAIAENYGERVIVMEDGKVSAIIDKTTRKVAASELKAMIGTAALLAAD; from the coding sequence ATGATAAGTGTGAAAAACGTTGAGGTTGTATACAATAGGGGAACGTTGGATGAAAAAACAGCGCTTAAAGGTGTGTCAATGAAAATCCTTCCAGGTGAGTTTGTAATCATAGTGGGATCAAACGGAGCGGGCAAGTCAACCCTTCTGAAGGTGATTACAGGGGAGATCAAACCACTGCGTGGGAGTTGCGAGATTATGGGTTCACCTGTTAGAGCTAATCAAATATTCAGAAAAGCGAGTATTGTGTGCCAGGATCCGAATACCGGTGTGTTTCCGAATCTGACAATAGAGGAGAATCTCATACTAGCCAGAAGAAAAGGATCGAGAGGCTTAACATTTGGTCGAATTGACAAAAAGAGCATCGAACTTCTCAAATCCACGAAGTTGGGCTTAGAAAGTGATCTCAAGAGAAAAGCTTCGAAGCTTTCAGGTGGACAGAAGCAAGCGCTTGCCCTTGTGATGGCGGTTTCATCTGATCCTGAACTTCTACTCCTGGACGAACACACAGCGGCACTCGATCCCAGGAGCACGGAAACCATAATGGAGCTAACAGAGAGAATAAACAAAGAACTCGGCACTACTGTAGTTATGATAACTCACGACATGGCAATAGCCGAAAACTATGGCGAGCGTGTAATAGTGATGGAAGATGGTAAAGTATCTGCTATTATTGATAAAACAACAAGAAAGGTTGCTGCGTCAGAACTCAAGGCAATGATAGGAACGGCCGCACTGCTTGCAGCAGATTGA
- a CDS encoding helix-turn-helix domain-containing protein, protein MMKLKEIRIKRGMTQEELAEKAKISRATLSKIENGKVKLTDFFLADTIAAILGVPVEVLVPEFLEKRHSPLFRKEDAKL, encoded by the coding sequence ATGATGAAACTTAAGGAAATCAGGATTAAAAGGGGAATGACTCAGGAAGAACTTGCTGAAAAAGCGAAGATAAGCCGTGCCACCCTTTCAAAGATTGAGAACGGCAAGGTAAAACTAACTGATTTTTTTCTTGCAGATACAATAGCAGCAATTCTTGGAGTTCCTGTTGAAGTTCTTGTCCCGGAATTCCTTGAAAAGCGTCATTCACCACTTTTTAGAAAGGAAGATGCCAAATTATGA
- a CDS encoding ABC transporter substrate-binding protein: MKRFITVVVILLSIVGFGVVKIGVTQIVDHPALDAVVKGMISFLEESGFEVGKDIVLDRQSAQGSVQNAVAIAKKFASEDIDIVVAVTTPSAQACAQAITDRPVVFSAVTDPVGAGLIKQFGKNEGNIVGISDMVPVATHLKLIRMVFPEAKKVGVIYNPGEANSVTLTEIAKSAAPSLGFTIVDIPGTTPNEMITALNSIGPSVDVIYVGTDNTVASSIQAIGSAAIKLKKPIVAADISIARGGGIIGFGFNYFQVGIETGRIVLALLKGAKPSEIESRILGPDSLELFVNLDLAKALGVEIPKELVERADIVVENGVER; this comes from the coding sequence ATGAAAAGGTTTATTACCGTCGTGGTCATCCTTCTTTCAATTGTCGGTTTTGGTGTTGTCAAGATAGGTGTTACTCAGATTGTCGATCATCCAGCACTCGACGCAGTTGTAAAGGGTATGATAAGTTTTCTGGAAGAATCGGGTTTTGAAGTTGGCAAGGACATTGTATTGGATAGGCAAAGTGCTCAGGGAAGTGTGCAGAATGCGGTTGCAATAGCCAAGAAGTTTGCTTCCGAGGACATCGATATTGTTGTTGCCGTGACAACCCCCTCGGCTCAAGCATGTGCGCAGGCTATAACTGACAGGCCGGTTGTCTTTTCAGCGGTAACCGATCCTGTTGGAGCAGGATTGATCAAACAATTTGGTAAGAATGAAGGGAACATCGTTGGAATCTCTGATATGGTACCAGTTGCAACGCATTTGAAGCTCATAAGAATGGTGTTTCCCGAGGCTAAGAAGGTAGGGGTGATCTACAATCCGGGAGAAGCCAATTCTGTGACTCTGACAGAGATTGCAAAATCAGCTGCCCCAAGTCTTGGTTTTACCATTGTCGATATTCCCGGTACAACCCCAAATGAAATGATAACAGCCCTTAACAGTATTGGACCAAGCGTTGATGTTATTTACGTTGGAACAGATAATACCGTAGCATCCTCAATTCAAGCAATTGGATCCGCTGCTATCAAGCTTAAAAAGCCGATAGTTGCTGCGGACATTTCCATAGCAAGAGGAGGAGGAATCATAGGATTTGGATTTAACTATTTTCAGGTAGGAATTGAAACCGGGCGTATAGTTTTGGCTTTGCTGAAAGGAGCAAAGCCGAGCGAGATTGAATCAAGGATTCTCGGGCCTGATTCTTTGGAGTTGTTTGTGAATTTGGATCTTGCGAAAGCACTTGGAGTGGAGATACCAAAAGAACTTGTGGAGAGAGCCGATATAGTTGTTGAAAATGGTGTTGAGAGGTGA